A genomic window from Camarhynchus parvulus chromosome 27, STF_HiC, whole genome shotgun sequence includes:
- the VPS25 gene encoding vacuolar protein-sorting-associated protein 25 isoform X4 codes for MSFVWPWQYSFPPFFTLQPNGETRQKQLAAWCALALAYSQEHRLPAMTVREAQDIPLFANHRLQRKLPLESIQVVLEELRKNGNLEWLDKNKTSFLIMWKRPEEWGKLIYQWVSKNGLTNSVFTLYELVSGDDTENEEFHGLDEATLLRALQALQQEHKAEIITLDDGRGVKFF; via the exons atgAGCTTCGTGTGGCCGTGGCAGTACAGCTTCCCGCCCTTCTTTAC GCTGCAGCCCAACGGCGAGACGCGGCAGAAGCAGCTGGCGGCGTGGTGCGCGCTGGCGCTGGCCTACAGCCAGGAGCACCGGCTGCCCGCCATGACGGTGCGAGAGGCCCAGGACATCCCGCTGTTCGCCAACCACCGGCTCCAGC GGAAGCTGCCGCTGGAATCCATCCaggtggtgctggaggagctgcgCAAGAACG GGAACCTGGAATGGTTGGAtaagaacaaaaccagcttCCTGATCATGTGGAAGAGACCAGAAGAATGGGGAAAGCTCATCTATCAGTGG GTGTCCAAGAATGGCCTGACCAACTCTGTGTTCACGCTGTATGAGCTGGTCAGTGGAGATGATACAGAGAATGAAG AGTTTCATGGCTTGGATGAGGCCACGCTGCTCCGtgccctgcaggccctgcagcaggagcacaaggCTGAGATTATCACGCTGGATGATGGCCGAGGAGTCAAGTTCTTCTGa
- the VPS25 gene encoding vacuolar protein-sorting-associated protein 25 isoform X3: MSFVWPWQYSFPPFFTLQPNGETRQKQLAAWCALALAYSQEHRLPAMTVREAQDIPLFANHRLQRKLPLESIQVVLEELRKNGASVRLSVRPDPRSHRAAPSRNLEWLDKNKTSFLIMWKRPEEWGKLIYQWVSKNGLTNSVFTLYELVSGDDTENEEFHGLDEATLLRALQALQQEHKAEIITLDDGRGVKFF; encoded by the exons atgAGCTTCGTGTGGCCGTGGCAGTACAGCTTCCCGCCCTTCTTTAC GCTGCAGCCCAACGGCGAGACGCGGCAGAAGCAGCTGGCGGCGTGGTGCGCGCTGGCGCTGGCCTACAGCCAGGAGCACCGGCTGCCCGCCATGACGGTGCGAGAGGCCCAGGACATCCCGCTGTTCGCCAACCACCGGCTCCAGC GGAAGCTGCCGCTGGAATCCATCCaggtggtgctggaggagctgcgCAAGAACGGTgcgtctgtccgtctgtccgtccgtcccgACCCGCGCAGCCACCGCGCCGCTCCGTCCC GGAACCTGGAATGGTTGGAtaagaacaaaaccagcttCCTGATCATGTGGAAGAGACCAGAAGAATGGGGAAAGCTCATCTATCAGTGG GTGTCCAAGAATGGCCTGACCAACTCTGTGTTCACGCTGTATGAGCTGGTCAGTGGAGATGATACAGAGAATGAAG AGTTTCATGGCTTGGATGAGGCCACGCTGCTCCGtgccctgcaggccctgcagcaggagcacaaggCTGAGATTATCACGCTGGATGATGGCCGAGGAGTCAAGTTCTTCTGa
- the VPS25 gene encoding vacuolar protein-sorting-associated protein 25 isoform X2 — MSFVWPWQYSFPPFFTLQPNGETRQKQLAAWCALALAYSQEHRLPAMTVREAQDIPLFANHRLQRKLPLESIQVVLEELRKNGNLEWLDKNKTSFLIMWKRPEEWGKLIYQWVSKNGLTNSVFTLYELVSGDDTENEEFHGLDEAFSLPHCPTFLSAVVRGVLLSSQGSALQVAVAHPCCLLTPRLCFLSRDDESVSVSIPLDLL; from the exons atgAGCTTCGTGTGGCCGTGGCAGTACAGCTTCCCGCCCTTCTTTAC GCTGCAGCCCAACGGCGAGACGCGGCAGAAGCAGCTGGCGGCGTGGTGCGCGCTGGCGCTGGCCTACAGCCAGGAGCACCGGCTGCCCGCCATGACGGTGCGAGAGGCCCAGGACATCCCGCTGTTCGCCAACCACCGGCTCCAGC GGAAGCTGCCGCTGGAATCCATCCaggtggtgctggaggagctgcgCAAGAACG GGAACCTGGAATGGTTGGAtaagaacaaaaccagcttCCTGATCATGTGGAAGAGACCAGAAGAATGGGGAAAGCTCATCTATCAGTGG GTGTCCAAGAATGGCCTGACCAACTCTGTGTTCACGCTGTATGAGCTGGTCAGTGGAGATGATACAGAGAATGAAG AGTTTCATGGCTTGGATGAGGCATTTTCCCTTCCTCACTGCCCAACATTTTTATCTGCTGTGGTGAGGGGTGTTTTGCTTTCAAGCCAAGGCTCTGCCTTGCAGGTTGCTGTGGctcatccctgctgcctgctaACCCCTAGGCTGTGTTTCCTCAGCAGAGATGATGAGTCTGTCAGTGTGTCCATCCCTCTGGATTTGCTGTAG
- the VPS25 gene encoding vacuolar protein-sorting-associated protein 25 isoform X1 encodes MSFVWPWQYSFPPFFTLQPNGETRQKQLAAWCALALAYSQEHRLPAMTVREAQDIPLFANHRLQRKLPLESIQVVLEELRKNGASVRLSVRPDPRSHRAAPSRNLEWLDKNKTSFLIMWKRPEEWGKLIYQWVSKNGLTNSVFTLYELVSGDDTENEEFHGLDEAFSLPHCPTFLSAVVRGVLLSSQGSALQVAVAHPCCLLTPRLCFLSRDDESVSVSIPLDLL; translated from the exons atgAGCTTCGTGTGGCCGTGGCAGTACAGCTTCCCGCCCTTCTTTAC GCTGCAGCCCAACGGCGAGACGCGGCAGAAGCAGCTGGCGGCGTGGTGCGCGCTGGCGCTGGCCTACAGCCAGGAGCACCGGCTGCCCGCCATGACGGTGCGAGAGGCCCAGGACATCCCGCTGTTCGCCAACCACCGGCTCCAGC GGAAGCTGCCGCTGGAATCCATCCaggtggtgctggaggagctgcgCAAGAACGGTgcgtctgtccgtctgtccgtccgtcccgACCCGCGCAGCCACCGCGCCGCTCCGTCCC GGAACCTGGAATGGTTGGAtaagaacaaaaccagcttCCTGATCATGTGGAAGAGACCAGAAGAATGGGGAAAGCTCATCTATCAGTGG GTGTCCAAGAATGGCCTGACCAACTCTGTGTTCACGCTGTATGAGCTGGTCAGTGGAGATGATACAGAGAATGAAG AGTTTCATGGCTTGGATGAGGCATTTTCCCTTCCTCACTGCCCAACATTTTTATCTGCTGTGGTGAGGGGTGTTTTGCTTTCAAGCCAAGGCTCTGCCTTGCAGGTTGCTGTGGctcatccctgctgcctgctaACCCCTAGGCTGTGTTTCCTCAGCAGAGATGATGAGTCTGTCAGTGTGTCCATCCCTCTGGATTTGCTGTAG
- the RAMP2 gene encoding receptor activity-modifying protein 2 yields MAPRTHTSSGRLSRGLLLLCVLLGTGLCHTDNVTTSFSQDTGTSPPTATSNGTAWSIEGNYTAITQQCWDYFVYLMRNVLTSELCEWKVISGPYSVLQHCLEEWAERLNYSYPNALAEQYIFQSHHIYFHNCTLEHPVYFDPPEDVLLAMIIAPICLIPFLVTLVIWRSKDGKAQA; encoded by the exons ATGGCACCGCGCACGCACACCAGCTCCGGCCGTCTCTCCcgggggctcctgctgctctgcg TGCTCCTGGGGACTGGCCTTTGTCACACGGACAACGTGACAACGAGCTTCAGCCAGGACACTGGGACAAGCCCACCCACGGCCACGTCCAACGGGACAGCCTGGTCCATAG AGGGGAATTACACCGCCatcacacagcagtgctgggattaCTTCGTCTACCTGATGAGGAATGTGCTGACATCGGAGCTGTGCGAGTGGAAAGTCATCAGCGG GCCCTACAGcgtgctgcagcactgcctggaggAGTGGGCAGAGCGCCTCAACTACAGCTACCCCAACGCCCTGGCCGAGCAGTACATCTTCCAGAGCCACCACATCTACTTCCACAACTGCACCCTGGAGCACCCGGTGTACTTCGACCCGCCCGAAGATGTGCTGCTGGCCATGATCATCGCACCCATCTGCCTCATCCCCTTCCTTGTCACCCTGGTCATCTGGCGCAGCAAGGACGGCAAGGCGCAGGCTTAG